Proteins from a single region of Trichoderma asperellum chromosome 3, complete sequence:
- a CDS encoding uncharacterized protein (BUSCO:EOG092D0CTT), translating into MSDPEDASPNGERVADYENPSPAVENDDDADVPQLEEQDIPEDPSSVDLEEEKHTVDATVVEASAQNGDISELTSADASSIDAIPRRVGSPIESVTSAAGDSPSVQGSRVSSPSSSVLPTAASRSGFGSPTPSFRPFDRRFQSRISSFNALSPRPSSPAFAASHSRHASYSSNFPLDQADTDTPSPPWEIVRWTRLKKLNSYAFSESGKRNFGSPTCLAVSASIFLGTSKGIILMFDYSQNLKLIIGPGTKAVESGPITALAISADHTTIAGGHSNGSIFTWDTTRPSRPFLTIPHLDDSQVQNRTVDGHVPEASVIHIGFLGTRHTALVSADDHGMAFSHLATRGTGPLGRTVKTTRILGRYPNAPMPPGKTIKPSTVLAFAPLPLGNIERATDKMGLTAMLTPYLLVIVSTTPVAQTQHKSARPKDVPAHSAMTGCLAWFPAVHLKVADSHTGSTISKAKLAYCWSNVLTVLDVEEIPGDDSDQPPSLRFKARSRWKCEESIAAVQWLSRSVLTVLTISQRLIVLEDRTMRMTEAFDLLERYIYHTDLFSTQLHTLVENLDENDVSMHGVVADAFYMSFKAYKGRLFLLGFNDVSIGALSNWADRLIATMEHGDYIGAIQLATSYYTGDANKLTVGLPDDTDLRHNMVRDKIMEITSASLKYAFTQRQKHKTTVDDDHLKQLAETCFVACQTVGNVEFLFEELYEWYSDADAEGIFLETLEPYILDQTITIVPPTVVKDMVNYYVVKGWESRLEEMICHMETATLDLDQLTILCKQHNLYDALTYVWNQALQDYITPMIDLLNLLVPLMSNGDFMAGSTSDDYYGVNAVKIFPYLSYILTGRIYPSGEIMDEEIAHKAKAEIYWFYFSGKTISWPKGSGKEFLTRINGEPEPTFPYLRMILKFDAPSFLSALNEAFEDSFLNDSSDKHPSGSGSKMDMPEEQIFGLTINRQYILSILLDVMNPSDFAPADTIYLDMFIARNLPKFPQYLLFSGTTLSNVLTGLCNYPGPDLAEDAQLSAEYLLSVYHPSDMSALMPLLKQAGFYRILKRVYKVDKQYGKLVQTYFEDAEDQDLVFDCIAECLRSHSELSQRQRQEVLEVIENHAKDLLELSPERSASTLASQVTELHQHILNSAADAPELQHAYLKTLLEPEDPLADEQPTLDRYLVEQYVQLMCKFDPQHVSDYIGLVQSVDLQLGNLLPIMEETGVVDAAVVLMANAGQVNDAMERLVRHLGTLESAMEGLLRSHNTKDGEDDRSLSLQPSAEALLESLQKYVHVGIWLCQEQTKAPRRTSVVSKNNKTAQENLSADETLWLSLIIACVQVTQKLSPSIQAVANEHALDEEKLLAKLRSLVQHTFTSLLVSTSSQASNQANGQLGPVAFSNPASNLSFLRVLRSFLTKVAASSPSLADLRSVLASIFSAYAYEESILRLSNRLIERSLFTNVNASVELRQRGWRPRGSTCEACGKRVWGPGLAGTSVFEAWEGKQALEDAARKQRQNQVAERAKGHARITDRRSKGKSLDMRPSSMLLEQYAGNSNKDQLLGPLVVLACRHIYHQTCLDALQEKQENGILPRDLDYKCPIDGRSHM; encoded by the exons ATGTCTGATCCTGAAGACGCATCTCCCAACGGAGAGCGAGTGGCGGACTACGAAAACCCAAGTCCTGCAGTAGAAAACGATGACGACGCCGATGTCCCCCAGCTCGAGGAGCAAGATATACCAGAAGACCCCAGCTCTGTGgatttggaggaggagaagcacaCTGTAGATGCCACAGTTGTAGAAGCATCTGCTCAAAATGGGGACATTTCTGAATTAACATCGGCGGACGCAAGCTCCATTGATGCGATCCCGCGGAGAGTAGGGAGTCCCATTGAGTCTGTCACCTCTGCAGCTGGAGACTCTCCCTCGGTTCAG GGCTCGCGTGTATCCTCTCCAAGCAGCAGTGTGCTGCCAACGGCTGCCTCCCGTTCGGGATTTGGCAGCCCGACGCCGTCCTTCCGACCCTTTGATCGACGATTCCAATCCCGCATATCTTCCTTTAATGCCCTCAGCCCTCGTCCATCGTCTCCTGCATTTGCGGCCAGCCATAGCCGCCATGCCTCCTACAGCTCCAATTTTCCTTTAGATCAGGCCGATACGGATACTCCATCGCCTCCATGGGAAATTGTAAGGTGGAcaaggctgaagaagctgaataGCTATGCGTTCTCAGAATCAGGGAAGCGGAATTTTGGATCACCTACCTGTCTTGCTGTATCCGCTTCAATTTTCCTGGGAACCTCCAAAGGCATAATATTAATGTTTGATTATAGCCAAAACCTAAAGCTGATCATTGGCCCTGGAACCAAAG CTGTTGAATCTGGACCAATCACTGCCCTTGCTATATCAGCAGACCATACAACTATAGCTGGTGGCCATTCTAACGGAAGCATCTTCACTTGGGATACAACACGGCCTTCACGGCCTTTCCTGACAATCCCGCATCTGGATGATTCCCAAGTACAAAACAGGACAGTGGATGGTCATGTGCCAGAGGCGTCTGTTATTCATATAGGGTTTCTGGGGACCCGGCACACAGCTCTTGTATCCGCAGATGACCACGGTATGGCCTTCTCCCATCTTGCCACCAGAGGTACTGGGCCACTAGGCAGAACGGTCAAGACCACCAGGATATTGGGTCGGTATCCCAATGCGCCAATGCCTCCAGGCAAAACAATAAAGCCCAGCACCGTCCTAGCCTTTGCGCCTCTGCCACTGGGAAACATTGAACGTGCGACAGACAAGATGGGATTGACTGCTATGCTTACTCCTTATTTACTTGTCATTGTTTCCACGACCCCAGTTGCTCAGACGCAACACAAGTCGGCACGACCTAAGGATGTTCCGGCTCACAGCGCAATGACAGGCTGTTTAGCTTGGTTTCCTGCTGTACATCTTAAAGTTGCAGACTCACACACTGGATCTACCATCTCGAAAGCAAAACTAGCATATTGTTGGTCTAACGTTCTTACAGTGCTAGACGTGGAAGAGATTCCCGGAGATGACAGTGATCAGCCACCTTCGTTGAGGTTTAAAGCTCGAAGCAGGTGGAAATGTGAGGAGtccattgctgctgtgcaGTGGCTTAGTCGCTCTGTATTGACAGTCTTGACAATCTCTCAAAGACTGATTGTCCTAGAGGACAGAACCATGCGCATGACGGAAGCGTTTGATCTATTGGAGAGATACATCTATCACACTGACCTTTTCTCCACACAACTACACACTCTTGTGGAAAACCTAGACGAAAATGATGTATCCATGCATGGGGTTGTAGCCGACGCCTTTTATATGAGTTTCAAAGCATACAAAGGGAGATTGTTCCTCCTAGGTTTCAACGATGTGTCTATAGGCGCATTATCAAATTGGGCAGACCGACTGATTGCCACAATGGAGCATGGTGACTATATAGGGGCTATTCAGCTTGCTACCTCATACTACACTGGTGATGCCAACAAGCTGACTGTTGGACTCCCTGACGATACTGACCTAAGACATAACATGGTTCGCGACAAAATAATGGAGATAACTAGCGCTTCTCTAAAGTATGCCTTTACGCAAAGGCAAAAGCATAAGACAACTGTGGATGATGACCATTTGAAGCAACTCGCTGAAACGTGTTTTGTGGCTTGCCAAACTGTTGGCAATGTTGAGTTTCTGTTTGAAGAGTTGTACGAATGGTATagcgatgctgatgctgaaggCATATTCCTCGAAACACTTGAGCCTTATATCCTTGACCAAACGATTACAATCGTTCCACCTACAGTGGTTAAGGATATGGTAAATTATTATGTCGTCAAAGGGTGGGAGAGCAGGCTTGAGGAGATGATTTGTCACATGGAGACGGCAACTCTAGATCTGGATCAGCTCACCATTCTCTGTAAGCAACACAATCTATACGATGCGCTTACCTACGTCTGGAATCAAGCTTTGCAAGATTACATTACTCCGATGATCGACCTGCTCAACTTATTAGTCCCTTTGATGTCTAATGGGGATTTTATGGCTGGTAGCACGAGCGATGACTATTACGGCGTTAATGCGGTCAAAATATTCCCCTATCTCTCCTACATCCTCACGGGGCGAATTTACCCAAGCGGAGAGATAATGGACGAAGAGATAGCTCATAAGGCCAAGGCAGAGATTTACTGGTTCTATTTTTCTGGGAAAACTATTTCATGGCCTAAAGGCAGCGGCAAGGAGTTTCTCACCAGGATTAACGGGGAACCAGAGCCTACATTTCCATACCTGAGAATGATTCTCAAATTTGATGCCCCTAGTTTTCTCAGTGCTTTAAATGAAGCGTTTGAAGACTCGTTTCTAAACGATTCTTCTGACAAACACCCCAGCGGAAGCGGTTCCAAAATGGACATGCCCGAAGAACAGATCTTTGGCTTGACAATCAATCGACAGTACATTTTATCCATCTTGCTCGATGTAATGAACCCATCGGATTTTGCTCCAGCAGACACGATATATCTCGACATGTTTATTGCTCGAAATCTCCCCAAATTTCCTCAATATCTGCTGTTCTCAGGCACGACTTTGTCAAATGTCCTCACAGGCCTATGCAATTACCCTGGTCCGGATCTTGCTGAGGACGCGCAGCTGAGCGCTGAATATTTGCTATCAGTTTATCATCCTTCGGACATGTCCGCATTGATGCCATTGCTTAAACAGGCTGGCTTTTATCGAATTCTGAAGAGAGTATACAAAGTCGATAAACAATATGGAAAGCTTGTGCAAACATATTTTGAAGATGCAGAAGACCAAGATTTGGTATTTGACTGCATTGCGGAATGTTTACGATCTCATAGCGAACTCAGCCAACGGCAAAGACAGGAGGTCTTGGAAGTTATCGAAAATCATGCAAAGGACTTGCTTGAGCTGAGCCCCGAGCGTTCAGCCTCGACGCTTGCATCACAGGTAACGGAGCTGCATCAACATATTTTGAATTCTGCCGCCGACGCTCCTGAACTACAACATGCGTATTTAAAAACTCTGCTGGAGCCAGAAGACCCGTTAGCGGATGAGCAGCCAACACTTGATCGGTATCTTGTCGAACAATATGTTCAGCTCATGTGTAAGTTTGATCCACAGCACGTTTCGGACTACATTGGGCTCGTTCAGTCGGTCGACCTTCAGTTAGGCAATTTATTGCCCATAATGGAAGAAACCGGTGTGGTGGACGCTGCTGTAGTGCTCATGGCCAATGCGGGACAAGTCAACGATGCTATGGAGCGATTAGTACGACACCTGGGAACCCTCGAATCCGCCATGGAAGGTCTTTTGCGATCGCATAACAcgaaagatggagaggacgATAGATCGCTTTCTCTGCAACCGTCGGCTGAAGCCCTTCTGGAGAGTCTGCAAAAGTACGTCCATGTTGGGATTTGGCTGTGTCAGGAACAGACAAAGGCACCACGAAGAACTAGCGTGGTATCGAAGAATAATAAGACTGCCCAGGAAAACTTGTCCGCAGATGAAACTCTCTGGCTGAGTCTTATTATTGCCTGTGTGCAGGTAACTCAAAAATTGTCTCCATCTATACAGGCTGTTGCCAACGAACATGCGCTTGATGAAGAGAAACTTTTGGCAAAGCTACGATCGCTTGTACAGCACACATTTACTTCATTGCTTGTTTCCACTTCAAGTCAAGCTTCGAATCAAGCAAATGGCCAGCTAGGCCCTGTTGCTTTCTCAAACCCTGCGTCTAACCTCTCCTTCTTGCGAGTATTGAGATCGTTCCTCACCAAGGTCGCAGCATCGTCTCCAAGCTTGGCAGACCTCCGTAGCGTGCTTGCGTCTATCTTTTCAGCATATGCTTACGAAGAGTCTATTCTCCGTCTGTCAAATCGTCTTATAGAACGAAGCCTGTTCACAAACGTCAACGCATCTGTTGAGCTTAGACAACGTGGATGGAGGCCTCGAGGCTCTACCTGTGAGGCTTGCGGCAAAAGAGTCTGGGGTCCGGGCCTTGCGGGTACTTCTGTTTTTGAGGCCTGGGAAGGCAAGCAAGCCCTCGAAGATGCGGCGagaaagcagaggcagaatCAAGTTGCAGAGCGAGCCAAAGGCCATGCAAGAATCAC
- a CDS encoding uncharacterized protein (BUSCO:EOG092D1KPD): protein MAAINGSAKILDHTTALQVLEEYKTRDGLDRQELMDTAKHGGLTYNDFLILPGYIGFPASEVTLDSAITKRITLKTPFVSSPMDTVTEHEMAIHMALQGGLGVIHHNCSPDAQADMVRKVKRYENGFILDPVVITRDTTVGEAIALKEKWGFGGFPVTEDGKIGSKLLGIVTNRDIQFEDDHSAPVSKVMVNDLITAPNGVTLTEANKILSQSKKGKLPIVDKDFNLVAMISRSDLTKNQHFPLASKLPHSKQLLCAAAIGTRPEDKIRLQKLVEAGLDVVILDSSQGNSMYQVEMIKWTKAQFPDLDVIGGNVVTREQAASLIAAGVDGLRIGMGSGSACITQEVMAVGRPQAAAVHAVSSFAARFGVPCIADGGIQNVGHIAKGLALGASTIMMGGLLAGTTESPGTSFVSREGKLVKAYRGMGSIDAMQDKKAGGGGKDSQKSNAGTARYFSEGDSVLVAQGVAGAVAHRGSISKFVPYLAAGLKHSMQDCGMRSLKELHECAASGVLRFELRTASAQLEGNVNMESYEKKLYA, encoded by the exons ATGGCCGCCATCAACGGTTCTGCCAAGATCCTCGACCACACCACTGCTCTGCAGGTGCTGGAAGAGTACAAGACTCGTGATGGCCTCGACAGACAGGAGCTCATGGACACGGCCAAGCACGGTGGCCTGACCTACAATGACTTCCTTATTCTCCCTGGCTACATTGGCTTCCCTGCGTCAGAGGTGACCCTCGACTCTGCCATCACCAAGCGCATCACACTCAAGACTCCCTTCGTCTCTTCGCCCATGGACACAGTCACTGAGCACGAGATGGCCATCCACATGGCTCTCCAGGGTGGTCTGGGTGTTATCCACCACAACTGCTCTCCTGATGCTCAGGCCGACATGGTCCGCAAGGTCAAGCGTTACGAGAACGGTTTCATTCTTGACCCCGTTGTCATTACCCGCGACACCACAGTTGGCGAGGCTATCGCTCTCAAGGAGAAATGGGGCTTCGGTGGTTTCCCAGTTACAG AGGACGGAAAGATCGGCTCAAAGCTCCTCGGTATTGTCACCAATCGAGACATCCAGTTCGAAGATGACCACAGCGCACCTGTCTCCAAGGTCATGGTCAACGATCTCATCACTGCTCCCAATGGCGTTACCCTGACCGAGGCGAACAAAATCCTGTCCCAGtccaagaagggcaagctCCCCATTGTCGACAAGGACTTTAACCTGGTTGCCATGATTTCTCGCTCTGACCTGACCAAGAACCAGCACTTCCCGCTGGCTTCTAAGCTTCCCCACagcaagcagcttctctgcgctgctgccattggcaccCGGCCTGAGGATAAGATCCGTCTGCAGAAGCTTGTCGAGGCTGGTCTTGACGTTGTTATCCTTGATAGCTCCCAAGGTAACAGCATGTATCAGGTGGAGATGATCAAGTGGACCAAGGCTCAATTCCCTGATCTGGATGTCATTGGTGGAAACGTCGTCACCCGAGAGCAGGCCGCCAGCCTCATCGCTGCCGGTGTTGATGGTCTCCGAATTGGTATGGGAAGTGGCTCTGCTTGCATCACTCAGGAGGTCATGGCTGTTGGCCGACCCCAGGCAGCTGCTGTTCACGCAGTCAGCAGCTTCGCTGCCCGCTTTGGCGTTCCTTGCATCGCTGATGGCGGTATCCAAAACGTTGGTCACATTGCCAAGGGCCTTGCTCTTGGTGCTTCCACCATCATGATGGGTGGCCTTTTGGCTGGTACCACTGAGTCCCCCGGTACTTCTTTCGTTTCGCGCGAAGGCAAGCTGGTCAAGGCCTACCGTGGTATGGGTTCCATTGATGCTATGCAGGACAAGAaggctggtggtggcggcaagGACAGCCAGAAGAGCAACGCCGGTACTGCTCGTTACTTCTCTGAAGGCGACAGTGTCTTGGTTGCTCAGGGTGTCGCTGGTGCCGTGGCTCACCGAGG ATCGATTTCCAAATTCGTTCCTTACCTTGCTGCTGGTCTCAAGCACTCTATGCAGGACTGTGGTATGCGCAGTCTCAAGGAGCTGCACGAGTGTGCCGCCAGCGGCGTCTTGCGATTTGAGCTTCGCACTGCCAGCGCTCAGTTGGAGGGTAACGTGAACATGGAGTCATAtgagaagaagctttatGCATAA
- a CDS encoding uncharacterized protein (BUSCO:EOG092D4IDA) translates to MAEEQPAKVAGKARKSSKTSPIATANDKTDEEFIRDYLKPSQGWTLWTHPLTKQSYSLELLSPHSLSKDDFKACFDIIESTSGEDYKSASVGWHPAMKKKEMKSPDLRYILVKDESGTVQGFTSLMPTFENHEPVLYCYEVHLLPDLQGSGLGKHLMNFLITIAENIPSTKKVMLTCFISNPNGLRFYERIGFTKDDFSPRDRVLRGGKVVRPDYVILSRETARGGSEGLVDGELEREDGN, encoded by the exons ATGGCTGAAGAACAACCAGCTAAAGTTGCAGGAAAGGCCAGAAAATCTTCAAAAACGAGCCCAATTGCTACGGCCAACGATAAGACAGACGAAGAGTTTATCAGGGATTATTTAAAGCCAAG CCAAGGATGGACATTATGGACGCATCCCCTCACAAAACAGAGCTACTCCCTTGAGCTTCTATCACCGCATAGTCTCAGCAAAGACGACTTCAAGGCTTGCTTCGACATCATCGAGTCTACCAGCGGAGAGGACTATAAGAGCGCCTCGGTAGGATGGCATCCCGCcatgaaaaagaaggagatgaagtCGCCGGACTTGCGATATATCCTGGTCAAAGACGAAAGCGGCACAGTTCAAGGGTTTACATCACTGATGCCTACATTTGAGAATCACGAGCCTGTGCTGTACTGCTATGAGGTGCATTTGTTACCTGACCTACAGGG CTCCGGTCTCGGCAAGCACCTCATGAACTTCCTCATCACCATCGCAGAAAACATCCCTTCCACCAAAAAGGTTATGCTTACATGCTTCATCAGCAACCCCAACGGCCTTCGGTTTTACGAAAGGATTGGCTTCACCAAAGATGATTTTTCTCCTAGGGATCGCGTGCTAAGAGGCGGCAAAGTTGTGCGCCCTGATTATGTGATTCTGAGTCGTGAGACGGCACGTGGCGGTTCGGAGGGGCTTGTGGATGGGGAGTTGGAACGGGAGGATGGGAATTAG
- a CDS encoding uncharacterized protein (EggNog:ENOG41) yields MIPGIRLLHLSRGYATKRPASRLKPTISLDHFLQRSRALALYRTIWRRTGRIADPQTRAESRKYARDEFERHRNVTDISHIRYLLSTGKTEWESMERYIGGM; encoded by the exons ATGATTCCCGGCATCCGCCTGCTGCATCTCAGCCGTGGCTATGCCACCAAACGGCCGGCCTCTCGGCTCAAGCCAACGATAAGTCTTGATCAC TTTCTCCAACGATCAAGAGCTCTAGCACTATATCGGACCATTTGGCGAAGGACCGGACGCATTGCTGATCCTCAGACGAGAGCTGAGTCTCGCAAATATGCCCGCGATGAGTTTGAGCGGCATCGCAATGTCACAGATATT TCTCACATCAGATATCTTTTATCAACAGGCAAGACGGAATGGGAAAGTATGGAGAGGTATATCGGGGGTATGTAA
- a CDS encoding uncharacterized protein (EggNog:ENOG41), giving the protein MDSDDEDSSTPISHYGMQESRKRLEEVGFHPSVTPMTPQEIEREAIAYLSGQVERESRKDFYESQKLRLGSKKFKKSNNKNGSKEHGKARDKARDNDRGKGLDKRRIVLTQGPWFNTRKFKNAIKGMESVGHGGNTSGIVAVLQHAHAGPMILDEIFKDGHISAMNLSKASGKVFGLVGSNVKRWDFTAAKYIIDPPSSVMVVMVPKYTVGDIREAEKKYPLMIHPEDWNNERRRLEFEGHPDMYKIRSIEVEHVYFRWARVWRETCQRAAGPYWASECEEIDPRTDEGAIEWWKGNHRAINVMGSLKPLDEMWSANQLEGTSYKPHVMPYTLAMDSLLKLMFELFSARAHIRVLHLHDVPFLDRRVLAIILRGLPHVVMVGVYNCPLIHFGDVIPILDLLHEINTQRRDHNVPEIQDFDFFPHFNQGMPYEYENAATYGVSWSPLPMDIAQRGIYAIILKALMKSKAMGIGLLFSPAHAFIKYLTKIPNTPLGIFGFLDAIYRYLEVKKDDPARSNLKLQAIYDLVKPIRLALNENLADDWPKYYTKRMAKTLLCCSSCGYETLEEFFPAGSKNRLPRHRRICGGCHLQLYLDEECDHWKMQKKRLIDKLCPDWNREAFNEDAPLFEDGAGLIRLKSTETERPLPQFLTFVVDGLLRVSPYYEPLMRDNKIQFDSLAGLPSLQDVAEDSETMQRWYSVVVLALREDVFRRGIHELRNQYRTGNKRKRIPAFGSTRMDGGAPDHQDELQPKKTDDGKKCFYDQKAALKAAQWMVKRKWT; this is encoded by the exons ATGGATtcagacgacgaagattcTTCGA CCCCCATCTCGCATTATGGGATGCAAGAGTCTAGAAAACGTCTTGAAGAGGTTGGATTTCATCCGAGTGTCACACCAATGACGCCTCAGgagattgagagagaagccaTAGCATATTTGAGCGGCCAGGTTGAACGAGAATCGCGGAAAGATTTCTATGAGTCTCAAAAACTTCGACTCGGCTCaaaaaaattcaagaagAGCAACAACAAGAATGGCAGCAAGGAGCATGGCAAAGCTCGTGACAAAGCTCGTGACAATGATCGTGGCAAAGGTCTCGATAAACGCCGTATTGTTCTCACTCAG GGCCCCTGGTTCAACACTAGGAAATTCAAAAATGCCATCAAGGGAATGGAGTCAGTCGGACACGGTGGTAATACATCGGGTATTGTAGCTGTATTGCAGCATGCTCACGCAGGACCAATGATCTTGGACGAAATCTTCAAAGATGGCCACATATCCGCGATGAATCTATCCAAGGCTTCTGGCAAGGTCTTCGGGCTAGTAGGCTCCAACGTG AAACGGTGGGACTTCACAGCAGCAAAATATATTATCGATCCTCCGTCATCTGTTATGGTCGTCATGGTTCCGAAATATACCGTTGGGGATATACGAGAAGCTGAGAAGAAATATCCCCTCATGATCCATCCTGAGGATTGGAACAATGAGCGTCGAAGGCTAGAATTCGAGGGTCATCCTGATATGTACAAAATCCGATCAATTGAGGTGGAACATGTCTACTTCAGATGGGCAAGAGTCTGGAGAGAAACTTGCCAGCGGGCCGCCGGACCTTATTGGGCGTCGGAATGTGAGGAAATTGACCCACGAACTGACGAGGGAGCCATCGAGTGGTGGAAAGGAAATCACCGTGCCATAAATGTCATGGGCTCACTAAAGCCACTCGATGAGATGTGGTCAGCTAATCAGCTTGAGGGGACTAGCTACAAACCTCATGTGATGCCTTACACGTTGGCTATGGATAGCCTTCTAAAATTGA TGTTTGAACTGTTCAGTGCTCGAGCGCACATTCGAGTGCTGCATTTGCACGACGTGCCATTCCTTGACCGTCGGGTGCTCGCAATAATTCTCCGAGGGCTACCCCATGTTGTCATGGTGGGCGTTTATAACTGTCCTCTTATTCATTTCGGCGATGTGATCCCCATCCTAGATCTCCTTCATGAGATCAACACTCAACGGCGCGACCATAATGTGCCCGAGATTCAAGACTTCGATTTCTTTCCGCATTTTAATCAGGGGATGCCATATGAGTACGAGAATGCAGCTACGTACGGCGTGTCATGGAGCCCGTTGCCGATGGACATAGCCCAGCGAGGCATCTATGCCATCATTCTCAAGGCTCTCATGAAATCGAAGGCAATGGGCATCGGCCTGCTTTTTTCGCCAGCTCACGCGTTCATAAAGTATTTGACCAAGATTCCAAACACTCCGTTGGGAATTTTCGGCTTCTTAGATGCTATTTATCGATATCTGGAGGTGAAGAAAGACGACCCCGCCCGCAGCAATCTGAAGCTACAAGCAATATATGACCTCGTTAAGCCCATCCGACTGGCCTTGAATGAAAATTTGGCGGATGACTGGCCGAAATATTACACGAAGCGGATGGCAAAAACCCTACTTTGTTGTTCCTCGTGTGGATACGAAACATTGGAAGAGTTTTTCCCAGCTGGTTCGAAGAATCGTCTGCCACGACACCGACGAATTTGCGGCGGATGCCACTTGCAGCTATATCTTGACGAAGAATGCGACCATTGGAAAATGCAGAAGAAACGGTTGATAGACAAGCTATGTCCTGACTGGAATCGAGAGGCCTTCAATGAGGACGCGCCGCTCTTTGAAGATGGAGCAGGACTGATTCGTCTTAAGTCCACGGAAACAGAGCGTCCATTGCCCCAGTTCCTAACCTTCGTTGTCGATGGATTGCTCCGGGTATCTCCCTATTACGAGCCATTGATGCGAGACAATAAGATCCAGTTTGACTCGCTGGCTGGCCTGCCTAGTCTTCAAGATGTCGCCGAAGACTCGGAGACTATGCAACGGTGGTATTCTGTGGTTGTTCTAGCTCTTCGAGAGGATGTCTTTCGTCGTGGTATCCACGAACTTCGAAATCAGTACCGCACAGgcaacaagagaaagaggattCCCGCATTTGGCTCTACGCGAATGGATGGTGGAGCGCCAGATCATCAAGATGAGCTTCAACCGAAGAAAACTGATGATGGAAAGAAGTGCTTTTATGACCAAAAGGCGGCTTTGAAGGCGGCGCAATGGATGGTCAAACGGAAATG GACATGA